A stretch of bacterium DNA encodes these proteins:
- a CDS encoding heparan-alpha-glucosaminide N-acetyltransferase domain-containing protein — MMQENAALASRARVASIDALRGLTIALMIFVIAVAAGNYPDLPQQASWFGSLPVSTWNHADTGWERMVEHQKAAGLTPAEIAALPEARLKNIGLTATDLVAPFFIFVVGLVLPLSKIRRDGDWWRHVLRRTAGLILAGVIYISLILGLSWWWGILQTIGIAYLMGAASLKLKPALRWAAIFAVLGLHLLLSQYAGWWLQFGHTTAPFWTLGNPSGNWARPLTVHCLPWVSISYGAMTMTGVLLGEAIATGERHRIIRRSLLIAGLFMALGLGLHQLGFITGNLKLCFNKPDVTASYALFTSGLAALFFLLLYAVIDVLGYKKWAWPFIEFGKNALLAYFLQIIVRLGFRALQIEPFFAGAPNSTTRAWAGLLGSPFDRLLLDKSGYHGVFWGMLWTFCLWLVVNWCNQRNWYWKL; from the coding sequence ATGATGCAAGAAAATGCTGCCCTCGCCAGCCGCGCGCGCGTCGCCTCGATCGATGCCCTGCGCGGCTTGACCATCGCCTTGATGATCTTTGTCATCGCTGTGGCCGCCGGCAATTATCCCGATCTGCCGCAGCAGGCTTCGTGGTTTGGCAGCCTGCCGGTCTCCACCTGGAACCACGCGGATACCGGCTGGGAGCGGATGGTCGAGCACCAGAAGGCCGCGGGCCTGACCCCGGCGGAAATCGCAGCCCTGCCTGAGGCACGGCTGAAGAATATTGGGCTGACCGCAACGGATCTGGTCGCGCCTTTCTTCATCTTCGTCGTCGGGCTGGTCCTGCCGTTGAGCAAAATCCGCCGCGACGGTGACTGGTGGCGTCATGTGCTGCGCCGTACCGCCGGCTTGATCCTGGCCGGTGTGATCTATATCAGTCTGATCCTGGGTTTGTCCTGGTGGTGGGGCATTCTCCAGACCATCGGCATCGCCTACCTCATGGGAGCCGCCTCGCTGAAGCTCAAGCCGGCACTGCGCTGGGCGGCTATTTTCGCTGTGCTCGGGTTGCACCTGCTGCTCTCGCAGTATGCCGGCTGGTGGCTGCAGTTTGGTCATACAACGGCGCCCTTCTGGACTCTTGGCAACCCCTCCGGCAACTGGGCGCGGCCTCTGACCGTTCACTGCCTGCCCTGGGTCTCGATTTCCTATGGCGCAATGACTATGACCGGAGTCTTGCTCGGCGAGGCGATCGCCACCGGTGAGCGGCACCGGATCATCAGGCGAAGCCTGCTGATCGCAGGGCTCTTTATGGCGCTCGGCCTCGGCCTGCATCAGCTTGGCTTTATCACCGGCAACCTGAAACTCTGCTTCAATAAACCCGATGTCACTGCCAGCTATGCCCTCTTTACTTCCGGGCTTGCCGCCCTTTTTTTTCTGCTGCTTTATGCCGTCATCGATGTACTCGGATATAAAAAATGGGCCTGGCCCTTCATAGAATTTGGCAAAAATGCGCTGCTGGCCTATTTCCTCCAGATCATCGTGCGCCTGGGATTCAGAGCGCTGCAGATCGAGCCTTTTTTTGCGGGAGCCCCGAACAGCACCACCCGGGCCTGGGCCGGACTGCTCGGTTCTCCCTTTGACCGGCTGCTGCTCGACAAGTCGGGATACCATGGCGTCTTCTGGGGTATGCTCTGGACTTTTTGTCTCTGGCTGGTGGTGAATTGGTGCAACCAAAGGAATTGGTACTGGAAACTCTGA